The Cyanobacteriota bacterium nucleotide sequence TTATCAATGTCGTCAAGCAGCAGGATGCCTCTTTAGCCCCCATCACCTACGATCGTCTACAGCGACTAACAGGCTATTCTCTAGAGCAAGTGCAAGTGGCTATCCAAAGCTTGATGGACAAGAAACTGCTGCGCAACCTATCTACTCCTCGTCGCTTAATCTAAGTGGCTAGCATCCGGAGAAGTGGATTGTCCAGAGAAACAGGGTAATTAAGTTCATCATCTTGGATGAGCCACGAACGGCTAGAATCCCTGTTGATGCTGGTGAAGCAACTGCTGCAAGGTATTGGCTGAGGGGAATGATTAGTAAGATTCTCTAGAATGGTTGGGTGGTTTGTGTAGACAGGACTTTTATAATTGTGCAGTTTTTCTGCTCAGGATTGATATCAAGATTTAGAAACTGCTCTAAAATGCAAGTGCAGTCTTCTTCACATTTTGCCATGCCTACCCCATCAGTAACCCCCGAATCTTCCCTTTTTCAGTTTCCAACCGAACATCTCAGCTCAATGCTGACTATGCGAGACTGGGCTAAAGCTACCCTAGAGGAAGAACGACAGCATCACCTTGAGCTGACAGCAGAGTTAGAGAAGTGTCAGACTAAAATTGCCTGGTTAGAGCAGGTGTTGGCTACGACCGAGAAAATCCTACCAGATGCTTCGTCATCAGGGCAGTCTAGAGATTTGAATGCTACCCTAGCGGCTTCTACATCCTCTCAGAAGAGTCTTAGCCAGAAGGTGCCACAGGCAGCTAAGTCGATCGCAAAATCACCAACTACAAAACCATCCACGAGTAAGGTAACGAAGTACGTTCCATCACCCCAACCCAAGGCAAAATCAGCTCAGTCATCAGTCAAGAAGCAGAGTAAGAAAACTACTAGTGCTGATAAACGATCACCTGTGACCGTAGTGCGAAAGTTTTCTATCAAGAATGTTCCATTTCTACCTCCCTACAAAGGACAGCCCAGTGTAGTCAAGGCTATTAAGGCATTTTTGGATGATCATCCTAATGAAGCCATGGATATTGACCAGATTATTGAAGGGTTGTTTGGCAAGGTACCTGCAAATATTCAGGAGCAAGTACGGCATCGGGTGACTACGGATCTGTCTAAGGGTAAAAATACTCTGTGGCAATCTGTACCAGGACGGCGTGGATACTATCAAACCTTGTCGAAATAGGCGATCGCTAAACCATCACCAGCAACTAGGCTAGTGATTTGCAGCCTGAATCTGAGACATCAGCAGGAGGGGTTGTCTAGTAAGTCAGCCAGAGAACCCTCAGGTACTAGAGTGGTAAAGCAGTTGTATGTAGGGAATTACCAAGGGGATATGGCTATGACTAGGGCAGCTATCTCTAGACCCATAGGTAAGGTGTTACGGTTGATGCTGGTCAGCTTGCTGGGGTTTACCCTGATCTGGACACCAGTATTGATACCATCGGTATTGACCCTAGCCCATCAAGTTCCAGATTCTCGGCTGAGGGTCAGTGGGTTAACCCCTGATGACATTACCGCTGATGACAATATGGAGCCATGGTTGGTGGCTACTGGCAGGGGTGTTGGAGCTAGCCTTTTACAGAAGGGGATTGTTGCTTACGAAGCAGGACAATATCCCCAAGCGATCGACCTGTGGAATCAAGCCCTGCAACAGTTTCAAGCTAGCAATGAAGTGTTGAACCAAGCCTTGGTGCAAAGTAACCTATCCTTGGCCTACCAGCGGCTAGGAATGTGGATTCAAGCTGAGCGGGCGATCGTCACTAGTCTTGACCTGCTGAAAACGCAACCCACGGGCATTAGCGGTGTCAACTATCACCAAGCACTGGCTATGGTGTGGAACACCCAGGGACGGCAACAGTGGGTTTCTGGCCAGCCCCAGGCAGCACTGGAGTCGTGGTACAAGGCGAGTCAATATTACCAGCAAGCTAACTACACTCCAGGCTTAGTAGGCAGCCAAATTAACCAGGCTAGGGCGCTGCAATCCATGGGGTTGGGCATTGCCGCAGAAAAGACTCTAGGACAGGTGAAACAAACCTTAAATCAGGCTCAGTTGCCTAGTTCAGTGAGGGCGATCGGCCTGCGTAATTTAGGGGTTGTGCTTCGCCAGATTGGCTTATTAACTGACTCTGCTGATGTGCTTAGGGATAGCTTGACGTTAGCTCAGACTTCAACGGCTGACTGGGGAGCTACCCTGCTAGAGTTGGGGAATACGATGCGGGCGTTGGGCGATCGAGCAGCGGCGATCAGTCGATTGGTAGATGCCAGGAATTTTCGTGAACACGCTATTCGCTACTATCAACAAACGGCCCAACTCTCTGCCAGTCCGGCCATGACTGTCAATGCTCAGCTCAACCATCTGAGCCTATTAGTGGATCTGCAACGCTGGTTCGCTGACCTCCAAAGCGACATCCGGCTCAACAAGAATCCTAGAAATCCAGCCCATGACATCCAAGCCTGGGTGAGACAAGCCACAGAGCAACGCCGAGTCGCTAGCCTCGTGACCGATGTTCAAACTGGCCTCGATCGCCTCCCTACTGGACGTAACAGCCTCTATGCCAGGCTAAATCTAGCCCAAAGCCAGATGCAGTTAGAGGCAGCAGGGAGCAGGGTGAAGGGTGGTAAGATGGTCGCGATCGCCCAACAGATTAGCAAAGCCGTGCAGCAGGCTAGGGACTTGCAAGATCGACGGGCGGAGTCTTATGCTACGGGACAATTGGGCGCTCTATATGAGCAAGTGGGGCAATACCAAGATGCTCAATCTCTGACCCAGCAAGCCCTATTGCTAACAGAGAGCATTCAAGCTCCGGAAATTCGCTACCGTTGGGAGTGGCAGCTAGGACGATTACAAAAAGCCCAAGGGAATGTGTCAAGGGCGATCGAACACTATCAAGCAGCCGTAAACACCCTAGAATCTGTTCGCAGCGACCTACTGTATATCAATGCTGATGTGCAATTCTCCTTCCGAGACAGCGTGGAACCCGTCTATCGGGGCTTAGTTGATGTGTTGCTACAACCCCAAGGGAATAACCCACCGAGTCAAGCCAACCTCAGGCGAGCTATCCAAGAAGTGGACAATCTGCAACTGAGTGAGTTAGAGAACTTTATGGGCTGCGACTTAGGGTCAGCCGTTGCTGTGACAGATGTGAATGCTGATCCCGCTGCTGCTACCCTCTATCCTTTGTTGCTGGACGATCGCCTTGCTGTTATCCTCAAGCTACCAGGTCAAGAACAGTTGACAATTCACCAAACCCCAGTGTCTCGTCAGACCGTTGAAGATACCCTAAATCGTCTCTATCAAAACCTATCGGTGCCTGGCAATAGTCCTGTGCCAGAAGCAATACAAGTCTATCAATGGTTGATTCAACCGATTGCTGAGCAGCTTGCCCAAGCTAAGGCAGTAAATACCTTGGTGTTTGTGGCTGATGGTTTGTTGCGTAAAATCCCCATGGCAGTTTTGTATGATGGCGAT carries:
- a CDS encoding CHAT domain-containing protein; translation: MTRAAISRPIGKVLRLMLVSLLGFTLIWTPVLIPSVLTLAHQVPDSRLRVSGLTPDDITADDNMEPWLVATGRGVGASLLQKGIVAYEAGQYPQAIDLWNQALQQFQASNEVLNQALVQSNLSLAYQRLGMWIQAERAIVTSLDLLKTQPTGISGVNYHQALAMVWNTQGRQQWVSGQPQAALESWYKASQYYQQANYTPGLVGSQINQARALQSMGLGIAAEKTLGQVKQTLNQAQLPSSVRAIGLRNLGVVLRQIGLLTDSADVLRDSLTLAQTSTADWGATLLELGNTMRALGDRAAAISRLVDARNFREHAIRYYQQTAQLSASPAMTVNAQLNHLSLLVDLQRWFADLQSDIRLNKNPRNPAHDIQAWVRQATEQRRVASLVTDVQTGLDRLPTGRNSLYARLNLAQSQMQLEAAGSRVKGGKMVAIAQQISKAVQQARDLQDRRAESYATGQLGALYEQVGQYQDAQSLTQQALLLTESIQAPEIRYRWEWQLGRLQKAQGNVSRAIEHYQAAVNTLESVRSDLLYINADVQFSFRDSVEPVYRGLVDVLLQPQGNNPPSQANLRRAIQEVDNLQLSELENFMGCDLGSAVAVTDVNADPAAATLYPLLLDDRLAVILKLPGQEQLTIHQTPVSRQTVEDTLNRLYQNLSVPGNSPVPEAIQVYQWLIQPIAEQLAQAKAVNTLVFVADGLLRKIPMAVLYDGDRYLIERYAVALAPRLELFSPRPRLTTPVVFTGGVEQAKIVDPGKFPPIELLHQELDGIAAYTNIRESLRDQNFTLQNLETQLAQGGFSVVHLKTHGQFSSDPAETFIIAYDRLINTRDLGQLIQTSVEGIGDTIDLLVLSACYGAKGDNRAVLGLTGIALQSGARSALATLWEAQDVSNTSLMIRFYQSLLKPNTSKAQALQQAQLSLMQDEGYANPYYWATYVLVGNWL